A genomic stretch from Cetobacterium somerae ATCC BAA-474 includes:
- the rpsB gene encoding 30S ribosomal protein S2 codes for MAVITMKQLLEAGVHFGHQAKRWNPKMSKYIFTERNGIHVIDLHKSLKKIEEAYAVMREIAANGGKVLFVGTKKQAQEAVKDQAERSGMYYVNNRWLGGMLTNYKTIQTRVERLKELERMDADGTLDTAYTKKEASNFRKELVKLSKNLSGIKDMKEVPAAIFVVDVKKETLAVVEAAKLGIPVFAMIDTNVDPDLITYPIPANDDAIRSVKLIASVMANAIIEGNQGKENAAVSNDEIVVEEGSAE; via the coding sequence ATGGCAGTAATTACTATGAAACAATTACTTGAAGCTGGAGTTCACTTTGGACACCAAGCTAAGAGATGGAATCCAAAGATGTCTAAGTACATCTTCACTGAGAGAAACGGAATCCACGTAATCGATTTACACAAATCTTTAAAGAAAATTGAGGAAGCTTATGCTGTAATGAGAGAAATCGCAGCAAACGGTGGAAAAGTTTTATTCGTAGGAACTAAAAAGCAAGCTCAAGAAGCTGTAAAAGATCAAGCTGAAAGATCAGGAATGTACTACGTAAACAACAGATGGTTAGGTGGAATGTTAACAAACTACAAAACTATCCAAACTAGAGTAGAGAGATTAAAAGAATTAGAGAGAATGGATGCTGATGGAACATTAGATACAGCATACACTAAAAAAGAGGCTTCTAACTTCAGAAAAGAGTTAGTAAAACTTTCTAAAAACTTATCAGGAATTAAAGATATGAAAGAAGTTCCAGCTGCTATATTCGTAGTAGACGTTAAGAAAGAAACATTAGCAGTAGTAGAAGCTGCTAAATTAGGAATCCCTGTATTCGCTATGATCGATACAAACGTGGATCCTGATTTAATAACTTACCCAATTCCAGCAAATGACGACGCTATCAGATCAGTAAAGTTAATCGCTTCTGTAATGGCTAACGCTATCATCGAAGGAAACCAAGGAAAAGAAAACGCTGCAGTTTCAAACGACGAAATCGTTGTTGAAGAAGGATCAGCTGAGTAA
- the pgeF gene encoding peptidoglycan editing factor PgeF, which produces MFIDKEFYYELDEFSKLGLKAIYTTKSFGDVKKEEDRNKINSILNIEDKKIYSGFQTHSSNIVVIDKETTTYSEDTDGFITKRDDVVIFTKYADCLPIYIYDSENGAFGCIHSGWVGSFENIGSKAIEMMIKEFNSKVKNIIVAFGIGISLENYEVSEDFYLKFKRKFNEKLLEKVFLKKESKYYFDNQKFNYNLMKEIGIQEKNIITNNLCTYRDNFHSYRREKEDSGRNGAYIFVDKNRKK; this is translated from the coding sequence ATGTTTATAGATAAAGAATTTTATTATGAACTTGATGAGTTTTCAAAGTTAGGATTAAAGGCAATTTACACTACTAAAAGCTTTGGAGATGTAAAAAAAGAAGAGGATAGAAATAAAATTAACTCAATATTAAATATAGAGGATAAAAAAATTTATTCAGGATTTCAAACACACTCATCAAATATTGTAGTTATTGATAAAGAAACAACAACTTATTCAGAAGATACAGATGGATTTATAACTAAAAGAGATGACGTAGTTATATTTACAAAATATGCTGATTGTTTGCCGATCTATATATATGATAGTGAAAATGGCGCTTTTGGATGTATTCATTCAGGATGGGTAGGAAGTTTTGAAAATATTGGTTCAAAAGCTATTGAGATGATGATAAAAGAATTTAATAGTAAGGTAAAAAATATTATAGTAGCATTTGGAATAGGAATATCTCTTGAGAATTATGAAGTATCAGAAGATTTTTACTTGAAATTTAAGAGAAAATTTAATGAGAAACTTTTAGAAAAAGTTTTTTTAAAAAAAGAAAGTAAATATTATTTTGATAACCAGAAATTTAATTATAATCTTATGAAAGAGATTGGAATACAGGAAAAAAATATAATAACTAATAATCTATGCACATATAGAGATAATTTTCACTCTTATAGAAGAGAAAAAGAGGATTCAGGAAGAAATGGAGCATATATATTTGTTGACAAAAATAGAAAAAAGTGA
- the aroF gene encoding 3-deoxy-7-phosphoheptulonate synthase, translating into MYVVLKESATSEEILELKKFIQKTGHGALEILDGSIKKIGIMGKKDGLTKEELKEFSIVKETIKIGKPFKFVSREFKKEDTLIEIKGRKIGGTDLILMAGPCSIENKEMIMDIAKVVKENGGEFLRGGAFKPRTSPYDFQGLGEEGLKYMREACDKYDLVMVTEVMDTRDIELIEKYTDIFQVGARNMQNFSLLKELGKTNKPILLKRGLSATIREFLMAAEYIVAFGNEKVILCERGIRTFEIATRNTVDINGVALLKEKSHLPIIIDASHGTGKKSLVEPVTLGCILAGADGAMVEIHQNPACALSDGEQSLNFQEFEILCKKMKKTLEFKESLKCL; encoded by the coding sequence ATGTATGTAGTGTTAAAAGAAAGTGCTACATCTGAAGAAATCTTAGAGCTGAAGAAATTTATACAAAAAACAGGACATGGAGCTTTAGAGATTTTAGATGGTAGCATAAAAAAAATAGGAATAATGGGAAAAAAAGATGGACTAACTAAGGAAGAATTGAAGGAATTCTCAATAGTTAAGGAGACTATAAAGATAGGAAAGCCTTTTAAGTTCGTTAGTCGAGAGTTTAAAAAAGAGGATACCCTTATAGAAATAAAAGGTAGGAAAATAGGTGGTACAGATTTAATTTTAATGGCAGGGCCATGTTCAATTGAAAATAAAGAGATGATAATGGACATTGCTAAAGTAGTAAAGGAAAATGGAGGAGAATTTTTAAGAGGTGGAGCTTTTAAGCCAAGAACATCTCCATATGACTTCCAAGGTTTAGGAGAAGAGGGCCTAAAATATATGAGAGAAGCATGTGATAAATATGACCTTGTAATGGTAACAGAAGTAATGGATACTAGAGATATAGAGTTGATAGAAAAATATACAGATATATTTCAAGTTGGAGCTAGAAATATGCAAAATTTTAGCTTATTAAAGGAACTAGGAAAGACAAATAAGCCTATTCTTTTAAAAAGAGGATTAAGTGCTACAATAAGAGAGTTTTTAATGGCGGCAGAATATATAGTTGCTTTTGGTAATGAAAAAGTTATTCTTTGTGAAAGAGGAATTAGAACATTTGAAATTGCAACTAGAAATACTGTTGATATAAATGGTGTAGCACTTTTAAAAGAAAAATCTCATCTTCCAATTATAATAGATGCAAGTCATGGAACGGGTAAAAAATCTTTAGTTGAACCAGTGACACTAGGATGTATCCTAGCAGGAGCTGATGGTGCGATGGTAGAAATACATCAAAATCCAGCATGTGCTTTATCTGATGGAGAACAAAGTTTAAATTTTCAAGAGTTTGAAATTTTATGTAAAAAAATGAAAAAAACATTGGAATTTAAAGAGAGTTTAAAATGTTTATAG